A genomic region of Arachis hypogaea cultivar Tifrunner chromosome 5, arahy.Tifrunner.gnm2.J5K5, whole genome shotgun sequence contains the following coding sequences:
- the LOC112801627 gene encoding protein HOTHEAD, with protein sequence MELAQVKQAHKLLTAILLLSFANFGFSFPSQPQASRKWHMTSDVKEVSGKSYDYIIVGGGTCGCPLAATLSQKFSVLLIERGGSPYGNPYVTERRFYGFPLIQTDKYMSVAQFFTSQDGVANVRGRVLGGSSAINGGFYSRASDEFVGKAGWDKKMVKEAYEWVESKVVFPPFFLSPWQSVAEFSLLESGVLPYNGYSLEHVKGTKISGSVFDAFGKRHTSADLLDAGNHKSLTVLVNATVKSIIFDHNGTKNETRAKGIRFIESHGSLEQTHEAYIKKHKNSRGDVILAAGALGSPQLLLLSGIGPKEQLKKFHIPLVLDMKNVGKGMQDNPCIAVLVDSKPQNRIPDPPQVAGITSDLKIIIEAAILPLSSNSTRVNVAAKIAFPSSKGFLELSNTDPRLNPTVRFNYLASEDDMEECVNMTQLLNKIARSKSIAFFLGESSQNKLASAEDDMRKFCKKNVRTIYHYHGGSLIGSVVDKDYRVYGVKGLRVLDGSTFSESPGTNPMATLLMLGRYQGIKILREREGIK encoded by the exons ATGGAACTCGCACAAGTTAAACAAGCTCATAAGCTTCTCACAGCAATTTTGTTGCTCTCATTTGctaattttggattctctttcCCTTCACAACCTCAAG CCAGCAGAAAATGGCACATGACTTCAGATGTTAAAGAAGTATCAGGGAAATCCTATGACTACATCATAGTTGGTGGAGGAACATGTGGATGTCCATTGGCTGCAACACTGTCCCAAAAATTCTCAGTTCTACTCATAGAAAGAGGTGGTTCACCATATGGGAATCCCTATGTAACTGAAAGAAGGTTCTATGGATTTCCACTGATTCAAACAGACAAATACATGTCAGTGGCACAGTTCTTCACATCACAAGATGGGGTTGCGAATGTGAGAGGAAGAGTTCTTGGTGGTTCTTCAGCTATAAATGGAGGGTTTTACAGCAGGGCAAGTGATGAGTTTGTTGGAAAAGCTGGTTGGGACAAGAAAATGGTTAAGGAAGCTTATGAGTGGGTTGAATCCAAGGTTGTTTTCCCACCTTTTTTTCTTAGTCCTTGGCAATCTGTGGCAGAGTTTAGCCTCCTTGAATCTGGGGTTTTGCCGTACAATGGGTATAGTTTGGAACATGTGAAGGGGACAAAGATTTCTGGGAGTGTGTTTGATGCATTTGGAAAGAGGCATACCTCTGCTGATCTTTTAGATGCTGGGAACCACAAGTCCCTCACTGTTCTTGTGAATGCCACAGTCAAGAGCATCATCTTTGATCACAATG GAACCAAGAATGAAACAAGAGCCAAGGGCATAAGGTTCATCGAGAGCCATGGCAGCTTGGAACAAACCCATGAAGCATACATCAAGAAACACAAGAATTCAAGAGGTGATGTAATATTGGCAGCAGGTGCATTAGGTAGCCCCCAATTACTATTGCTAAGTGGCATAGGACCAAAAGAGCAACTCAAAAAGTTCCACATTCCATTAGTTCTTGACATGAAAAATGTTGGGAAAGGAATGCAAGACAATCCATGCATAGCAGTATTGGTTGATTCGAAGCCGCAGAACAGAATACCTGATCCACCACAAGTTGCTGGCATAACAAGTGACTTAAAGATTATAATTGAAGCAGCAATATTACCCTTGAGTTCTAATTCAACAAGGGTCAATGTTGCTGCAAAGATAGCATTCCCTTCCTCAAAAGGGTTTCTTGAACTGAGCAACACAGACCCAAGATTGAACCCTACAGTGAGATTCAACTATCTAGCAAGTGAAGATGACATGGAAGAATGTGTCAACATGACTCAACTACTTAACAAGATTGCAAGGTCGAAATCCATCGCGTTCTTCCTTGGCGAATCGAGCCAGAACAAATTGGCATCCGCCGAGGATGATATGAGAAAATTCTGCAAGAAGAATGTTAGAACGATTTATCACTATCATGGGGGTTCCCTTATTGGATCAGTGGTTGATAAGGATTATAGAGTTTATGGTGTGAAGGGTTTGAGGGTGTTGGATGGGTCAACCTTTTCAGAGTCACCAGGGACAAACCCAATGGCTACACTGCTTATGCTTGGAAGATACCAAGGGATCAAGATTCTGAGAGAAAGGGAAGGGATCAAGTGA
- the LOC112801629 gene encoding myb family transcription factor PHL8, with protein sequence MLHHINSNSSTKQRKRKRKMEMDMEKMQNQSVHFVLSTDAKPRLKWTPELHQRFIEAVHQLGGAEKATPKSLMRVMGIQGLTLYHLKSHLQKYRLGKSHQLETCSDNQQEDCRKIKSSHGHCSKENSVGEQKQVTENMKIAQALHMQMEVQRKLCEQIEVQKHLQLRIEAQGKYLQSVLKKAQETLQGYNSSSIGLELTKAELSQLVTVINNACPGSPISELTETRGLSLRSDDERKQDKGTMCSLESSLTSSESCGRKEEIHQPMEEETRWNLKSFNEISLEFPFEAFHQTGKGQSGDDSSKEERVRKRNAKTDSEGSYCVEQPSGKRCGNKLRKLEFDLNNQYHNDTDSR encoded by the exons ATGTTACACCACATTAACAGTAACTCATccacaaaacaaagaaaaaggaaaaggaaaatggaAATGGATATGGAAAAGATGCAAAATCAAAGTGTGCATTTTGTTCTATCCACTGATGCAAAACCAAGGCTTAAATGGACTCCTGAGCTTCACCAAAGATTCATTGAGGCAGTTCATCAGCTTGGAGGTGCAGAGA AAGCAACCCCAAAGAGTCTTATGAGAGTGATGGGGATACAAGGACTTACTTTGTACCACTTGAAGAGCCATTTACAG AAATATAGACTTGGGAAAAGCCACCAGCTAGAAACCTGTTCTGACAACCAACAAGAAG ATTGCAGAAAAATCAAGAGCAGTCATGGTCATTGCAGCAAGGAAAACAGTGTTGGGGAACAGAAACAAGTCACTGA GAACATGAAGATAGCTCAGGCTCTCCATATGCAAATGGAGGTACAAAGGAAACTTTGTGAACAAATTGAG GTGCAGAAACATTTACAGCTTCGAATTGAAGCTCAAGGGAAGTACTTGCAATCGGTGTTAAAGAAAGCGCAAGAGACGCTTCAAGGATACAATTCTTCCTCAATAGGACTAGAACTCACAAAAGCAGAACTCTCTCAACTAGTTACAGTAATCAACAATGCTTGTCCAGGTTCTCCAATCTCAGAACTCACAGAAACCAGAGGGTTAAGTTTGAGAAGTGATGACGAGAGGAAACAAGACAAGGGAACCATGTGCTCATTGGAGAGTTCTTTGACATCTTCTGAAAGCTGTGGGAGAAAGGAAGAGATACACCAGCCAATGGAAGAAGAAACAAGATGGAACTTGAAAAGTTTTAATGAAATTTCACTTGAATTTCCCtttgaggcatttcatcaaacaggtAAAGGGCAAAGTGGGGATGACTCGAGTAAAGAAGAAAGAGTGAGAAAGAGAAATGCAAAAACTGATTCTGAAGGTAGCTACTGTGTTGAGCAACCATCTGGGAAAAGATGTGGCAACAAATTGAGAAAACTTGAATTTGACTTAAACAACCAATATCACAATGACACGGACTCAAGATGA